In Pseudomonas saudiphocaensis, one DNA window encodes the following:
- a CDS encoding ATPase domain-containing protein, translating into MTDSSHPDTISDDGSSPRISTGSEGLDDILGGGLDSNRMYLYEGSPGSGKTTLAMQFLLEGVRLGERVLFVTLSETSQELELVAKRHGWTLDGIDVFELVTPETSLDPELELTVLHPAEMELSETTRQVLDRVSETNPTRIVFDSLSEMRLLAQSALRYRRQVLALKHFFTTRHSTVILIDDQTSESGDLQLHSICHGVVMLEQLAVDYGAERRRLRVIKMRGIKFRGGYHDFSIRKGGLSIYPRLIAAEHHTAFSDELISSGNEGLDRLLGGGLERGSSALLVGAAGVGKSSLVLGYAIAACKRGEQVGLFVFDEGVSTLLARGKALGLDIEPWLEKGLLHLRQIDPAELSPGEFTAAVRHCVEVQGARMVLLDSLNGYLNAMPDGRFLTLQMHELLSYLGQQGVVSIMVLAQHGLLEQMETPLDLSYLSDAVIMLRYFEHAGTVRRALSVIKKRSGYHENAIREFQLSASGIRVGAPLTMFSGILSGTPEFIGDATLLMDAHDPV; encoded by the coding sequence ATGACCGATTCCTCCCATCCCGACACAATTTCAGATGACGGCTCATCACCACGCATCTCAACCGGCAGCGAAGGCCTGGATGACATCCTCGGTGGCGGCCTGGACTCCAATCGGATGTACCTGTACGAAGGCAGCCCCGGCTCGGGCAAAACCACCCTCGCCATGCAGTTTCTGCTGGAAGGCGTGCGTCTGGGCGAGCGTGTACTTTTTGTGACGCTTTCGGAAACCAGCCAGGAACTGGAGCTCGTTGCCAAGCGCCACGGCTGGACGCTTGATGGCATTGATGTATTTGAACTGGTGACGCCCGAAACAAGCCTGGACCCGGAACTGGAGCTGACGGTACTGCACCCGGCCGAGATGGAACTGAGCGAGACCACCCGGCAGGTGCTTGATCGCGTCAGTGAAACCAATCCGACCCGCATCGTCTTCGATAGCCTTTCAGAGATGCGCCTGCTGGCCCAAAGCGCGCTGCGCTATCGCCGGCAGGTGCTGGCGCTCAAGCACTTTTTCACTACCCGGCACAGTACCGTCATCCTGATCGACGACCAGACCTCGGAAAGTGGTGACCTTCAGCTGCACTCCATTTGCCACGGCGTGGTGATGCTTGAGCAGCTAGCCGTCGACTATGGCGCCGAGAGAAGGCGCTTGCGGGTGATCAAGATGCGCGGCATCAAGTTCCGCGGTGGCTATCACGATTTCAGTATCAGAAAAGGCGGATTGTCGATTTACCCACGTCTGATTGCTGCCGAGCATCACACCGCATTTTCCGATGAGCTGATCTCCAGCGGCAACGAGGGGCTGGACAGGCTGCTTGGCGGCGGACTTGAACGCGGCAGCAGTGCGCTGCTGGTCGGAGCTGCCGGGGTGGGCAAGTCGTCGCTGGTGCTGGGTTACGCCATAGCGGCTTGCAAACGCGGCGAGCAGGTCGGCTTGTTCGTATTTGATGAAGGCGTCAGTACGCTTCTCGCACGCGGTAAAGCACTGGGACTGGATATCGAACCCTGGCTGGAAAAGGGGCTGCTGCACCTGCGCCAGATCGACCCAGCCGAGCTTTCGCCTGGCGAGTTCACCGCTGCGGTACGCCATTGCGTCGAGGTACAAGGCGCCCGAATGGTGTTGTTGGACAGCCTCAACGGCTACCTGAACGCCATGCCGGACGGTCGCTTTCTGACATTGCAAATGCATGAGCTGCTCAGTTATCTGGGACAGCAGGGCGTGGTCAGTATCATGGTCCTGGCACAACATGGCCTGCTCGAGCAGATGGAAACGCCGTTGGACCTCAGCTATCTAAGTGACGCGGTCATTATGCTGCGCTATTTCGAACACGCTGGTACCGTGCGGCGCGCGCTGTCAGTGATCAAGAAACGCAGCGGCTATCATGAAAACGCCATCAGGGAGTTTCAGCTCAGCGCCTCGGGCATCAGAGTTGGAGCACCTCTGACGATGTTCAGCGGCATCCTTTCAGGCACTCCAGAGTTCATCGGCGATGCCACACTCCTTATGGACGCGCATGACCCCGTCTGA
- a CDS encoding ATP-binding protein — protein sequence MHAVVCHNLDEVLKQAQNNADAVLIAEEGLFGENLDSLASWVARQPPWSDFPFVILTSKHQQPAVVTWRKRMVAALRNVSLLERPVQGITLTSALQAAVRGRLRQYEVRALVQAREQAAQELEALVIERTSELEKTNLELRTQIAERARIEETLRQAQKIEALGQLTGGVAHDFNNLLMVISGGLDMLDRHDDPARRQRLMNGMRQATQRGAALTRQLLAFSRRQSLAPETVDLAQRIRQMHELLERSLRGDIHVQMQFAADLWPVEVDPGELELVILNLAVNARDAMPEGGSILFQAANAPNEQVLGREGDFVRLTVTDSGPGIPDELRERVFDPFFTTKEVGKGSGLGLAQVYGFARQSGGTVWIDGQCERGTSVVMLLPRSQQVPAQLPSERSPVEAPRQKAAGHILLVDDDEKVAATVAQMLEHLGYQVSRCASAAAALEWLASGGRANLVFSDVMMPGGMNGVDLAREIRLRQFGVPVLLTSGYAEAVKSTAQAQGVSILAKPYYLEELAEALIGAMQRNAPTSLPSA from the coding sequence ATGCACGCCGTCGTCTGTCATAACCTCGATGAAGTGTTGAAGCAGGCGCAGAACAATGCCGACGCGGTACTCATCGCCGAAGAAGGCCTCTTCGGGGAAAACCTCGACTCGCTGGCCAGCTGGGTGGCGCGACAGCCGCCCTGGTCCGATTTCCCTTTTGTGATACTGACCAGCAAACATCAGCAACCGGCAGTCGTCACCTGGCGTAAGCGCATGGTGGCGGCACTGCGTAACGTCTCACTGCTCGAACGCCCGGTGCAGGGCATCACCCTGACCAGTGCCTTGCAAGCGGCGGTGCGCGGACGCCTGCGTCAGTACGAGGTGCGCGCCCTGGTACAGGCGCGCGAGCAAGCTGCTCAGGAACTCGAAGCCTTGGTGATCGAGCGCACCAGCGAACTGGAAAAGACCAACCTCGAGTTACGCACGCAGATTGCCGAACGCGCCCGTATCGAGGAAACCCTGCGTCAGGCGCAAAAGATCGAAGCCCTTGGCCAGCTCACCGGCGGCGTCGCGCATGACTTCAACAACCTGCTGATGGTCATTTCCGGCGGGCTCGACATGCTCGATCGGCATGACGACCCGGCCCGCCGCCAACGCCTGATGAACGGCATGCGCCAGGCTACACAGCGCGGTGCTGCCCTGACCCGTCAACTCCTGGCGTTTTCCCGCCGGCAGTCACTGGCGCCCGAAACGGTGGACCTGGCCCAGCGCATCAGGCAAATGCACGAGCTACTCGAGCGTAGCCTTCGTGGCGATATTCACGTGCAGATGCAGTTTGCTGCGGATCTGTGGCCGGTCGAGGTCGACCCCGGCGAACTGGAGCTGGTGATCCTCAACCTCGCCGTAAATGCCCGTGATGCCATGCCTGAAGGCGGCTCCATTCTGTTCCAGGCGGCCAACGCACCGAACGAGCAGGTACTGGGCCGCGAAGGTGATTTTGTCCGCTTGACGGTGACCGACTCGGGGCCTGGCATTCCGGACGAGCTGCGCGAACGGGTGTTCGATCCCTTCTTCACCACCAAGGAAGTTGGCAAAGGTTCGGGGCTGGGACTGGCTCAGGTCTACGGTTTCGCCCGACAGTCCGGCGGTACGGTATGGATCGACGGACAATGCGAGCGCGGTACCAGCGTGGTCATGTTGCTGCCACGTTCACAACAGGTCCCGGCCCAGCTGCCCAGCGAGCGCAGCCCTGTGGAGGCCCCTCGGCAGAAAGCGGCCGGCCATATTCTGCTGGTCGATGACGACGAAAAAGTTGCTGCAACGGTTGCCCAGATGCTCGAGCACCTTGGCTATCAGGTAAGCCGTTGCGCCAGTGCTGCCGCGGCTCTGGAATGGCTGGCCAGCGGGGGTCGGGCAAACCTCGTCTTCTCCGATGTAATGATGCCTGGAGGGATGAACGGCGTGGATCTCGCGCGCGAAATCCGTCTACGACAATTCGGCGTTCCCGTACTGCTCACCAGCGGCTACGCCGAGGCGGTGAAATCGACCGCGCAAGCTCAGGGCGTAAGCATCCTGGCCAAGCCTTATTACCTTGAAGAACTGGCCGAGGCATTGATAGGGGCCATGCAGCGCAACGCGCCGACAAGCCTTCCCTCAGCCTGA
- a CDS encoding bifunctional allantoicase/(S)-ureidoglycine aminohydrolase, whose protein sequence is MANTKYYAPTGGHPAQTELLTDRAMFTEAYAVIPKGVMRDIVTSHLPFWDSMRMWVLSRPLSGFSETFSQYIVELADGGGSDKPEQDKNAEAVLFVVEGEFTLTLNGSTHELRPGSYAFIPPASEWKVRNNSGQVARFHWIRKYYQAVEGLAHPEAFVTNEQDIEPIPMPGTNGAWVTTRFVDMSDMRHDMHVNIVTFEPGGVIPFAETHVMEHGLYVLEGKAVYRLNQDWVEVEAGDYMWLRAFCPQACYSGGPGKFRYLLYKDVNRHMDLGKYNHRS, encoded by the coding sequence ATGGCAAACACCAAATACTATGCCCCCACGGGCGGGCATCCGGCGCAGACCGAACTGCTGACCGACCGCGCAATGTTCACCGAGGCCTATGCCGTCATTCCCAAGGGCGTGATGCGTGACATCGTCACCAGCCATCTGCCGTTCTGGGACAGCATGCGCATGTGGGTCCTGTCCCGTCCGCTGTCCGGCTTCTCCGAGACCTTCTCCCAGTACATCGTGGAGCTGGCTGACGGCGGCGGCAGCGACAAGCCCGAGCAGGACAAGAATGCCGAGGCGGTGCTGTTCGTCGTAGAAGGCGAGTTCACCCTGACCCTCAACGGCAGCACCCATGAACTGCGCCCCGGCAGCTATGCCTTCATCCCCCCAGCTTCGGAGTGGAAGGTGCGCAACAACAGCGGCCAGGTCGCCCGCTTCCACTGGATCCGCAAGTACTACCAGGCCGTCGAAGGGCTGGCGCATCCGGAAGCCTTCGTCACCAACGAGCAGGACATCGAGCCGATTCCGATGCCGGGCACCAACGGCGCCTGGGTCACTACCCGCTTCGTCGACATGAGCGACATGCGCCACGACATGCATGTCAACATCGTGACCTTCGAGCCGGGCGGCGTGATTCCCTTCGCCGAAACCCACGTGATGGAACACGGCCTGTATGTGCTGGAAGGCAAGGCGGTGTATCGCCTGAACCAGGACTGGGTTGAAGTGGAAGCCGGCGACTATATGTGGCTGCGCGCTTTCTGCCCGCAGGCCTGCTATTCCGGTGGCCCCGGCAAGTTCCGTTACTTGCTGTACAAGGATGTGAATCGTCATATGGATCTGGGCAAGTACAACCACCGCTCGTAA
- a CDS encoding 8-oxoguanine deaminase, which translates to MAVTRTWIKTPLAIFTANDQDASGGLVIENGVITELLAAGQAPASPVDSTFDAREHVVLPGLINTHHHFYQTLTRAWGPVVNQPLFPWLKTLYPVWARLTPEKLELASKVALAELLLSGCTTAADHHYLFPQGLEEAIDVQVHAVRELGMRAMLTRGSMSLGEADGGLPPQQTVQEAEVILTDSERLIGRYHERGAGAQIQIALAPCSPFSVTPEIMRASAAMAERLDVRLHTHLAETLDEEDFCLQRFGLRTVDYLDSVGWLSDRTWLAHGIHFNEDEIARLGQAGTGITHCPSSNMRLASGICPTLELEAAGAPIGLGVDGSASNDASNMILEARQALYLQRLRYGAEKITPELALGWATKGSAKLLGRDDLGQLAVGMQADLALFKLDELRFSGSHDPLSAMLLCGADRADRVMIGGRWQVIDGQIEGLDVAGLIADHRQAAAQLIAG; encoded by the coding sequence ATGGCTGTCACCCGCACTTGGATTAAAACTCCCCTCGCCATCTTCACTGCCAATGATCAGGACGCTTCCGGCGGGCTGGTTATCGAAAACGGCGTGATTACCGAACTGCTCGCTGCCGGCCAGGCGCCCGCCTCGCCCGTCGACAGCACCTTCGACGCCCGCGAGCACGTGGTGCTGCCGGGGCTGATCAACACCCATCATCATTTCTACCAGACCCTTACCCGCGCCTGGGGCCCGGTGGTCAACCAGCCGCTGTTTCCCTGGTTGAAGACGCTGTATCCGGTCTGGGCACGGCTGACGCCGGAAAAGCTCGAACTGGCGAGCAAGGTCGCGCTGGCCGAGCTGCTGCTGTCGGGCTGCACCACCGCCGCTGATCACCACTACCTGTTCCCGCAAGGGCTGGAAGAAGCCATCGACGTGCAGGTTCACGCCGTGCGCGAACTGGGCATGCGCGCCATGCTCACCCGCGGCTCCATGAGCCTTGGCGAGGCCGATGGCGGCCTGCCGCCGCAACAGACGGTGCAGGAAGCCGAAGTGATCCTGACTGACAGTGAGCGCCTGATCGGCCGCTACCATGAACGCGGCGCCGGCGCGCAGATTCAGATAGCCCTGGCGCCCTGCTCGCCCTTCTCGGTCACCCCGGAAATCATGCGCGCCAGCGCTGCCATGGCCGAACGGCTGGATGTGCGTCTGCACACCCACCTGGCGGAAACCCTCGATGAGGAAGACTTCTGCCTGCAGCGCTTCGGCCTGCGCACCGTGGATTACCTCGACAGCGTCGGCTGGCTGTCCGACCGCACCTGGCTGGCCCACGGCATCCACTTCAACGAAGACGAGATCGCCCGCCTCGGCCAGGCCGGCACCGGCATTACCCATTGCCCAAGCTCCAACATGCGTCTGGCCTCCGGCATCTGCCCGACGCTGGAGCTGGAAGCCGCCGGCGCGCCCATCGGTCTGGGCGTGGATGGCTCGGCTTCCAACGATGCCTCCAACATGATTCTCGAAGCTCGTCAGGCACTTTATCTGCAGCGTCTGCGCTACGGCGCGGAGAAGATCACCCCGGAGCTGGCGCTGGGCTGGGCCACCAAAGGTTCGGCCAAGCTGCTTGGGCGCGACGACCTCGGCCAGCTGGCAGTCGGCATGCAAGCCGACCTGGCGTTGTTCAAACTGGACGAGCTGCGCTTTTCCGGCAGCCATGACCCACTCTCGGCAATGCTGCTCTGCGGCGCTGATCGGGCCGACCGCGTGATGATCGGCGGACGCTGGCAGGTGATCGATGGCCAGATCGAAGGTCTGGATGTGGCCGGCCTGATCGCCGATCACCGTCAGGCAGCGGCGCAGTTGATCGCCGGCTGA
- a CDS encoding outer membrane protein OmpK: MKVSPTLAGLATGLLFAGQTLASPMLWQDNSLTYLYGKNFAVDAGEIQQTITFEHASGWTWGDMFLFVDNKWYNGISGSDGHTYYGEFSPRLSLGKITGKDLSFGPVTDVLLSATYERGEGRNRNYLLGPAVDLKVPGFDRMSINTYYRKPDGITGQPGGQWQITPTWAITIPVGKSDILFDGFIDWVVNDAGSKSRGDYIAKNLHINPQVKYDLGKALDYTPGKLYVGIEYDYWSNKYGIEDSSAFNTDNNVTNFIVKAHF, encoded by the coding sequence ATGAAAGTAAGCCCTACCCTGGCTGGCCTTGCCACCGGCCTGTTGTTTGCCGGCCAGACCCTGGCGTCCCCGATGCTGTGGCAGGACAACAGCCTGACCTATCTGTACGGCAAGAATTTCGCCGTCGATGCTGGTGAAATTCAGCAGACCATCACCTTCGAGCATGCCAGCGGCTGGACCTGGGGCGACATGTTCCTGTTCGTCGACAACAAGTGGTACAACGGCATCTCTGGCAGCGACGGTCACACCTACTACGGCGAGTTCAGCCCGCGCCTGTCGCTGGGCAAGATCACCGGCAAGGACCTGTCGTTTGGCCCGGTGACCGATGTACTGCTGTCCGCCACCTACGAGCGTGGCGAAGGTCGCAACCGCAACTACCTGCTCGGCCCCGCGGTCGACCTCAAGGTGCCCGGCTTCGACCGGATGTCCATCAATACCTACTACCGCAAACCCGACGGCATCACTGGCCAACCCGGTGGCCAGTGGCAGATCACTCCAACCTGGGCTATTACCATTCCGGTAGGCAAGTCGGACATCCTCTTCGACGGTTTCATCGACTGGGTGGTCAATGACGCCGGTTCCAAGTCCCGAGGCGATTACATCGCCAAAAACCTGCATATCAACCCGCAGGTGAAGTACGACCTGGGCAAGGCGCTGGACTACACCCCCGGCAAGCTCTATGTGGGTATCGAGTACGACTACTGGTCGAACAAGTACGGTATCGAAGACAGCAGCGCCTTCAACACCGACAACAACGTGACCAACTTCATCGTCAAGGCGCATTTCTGA
- a CDS encoding TetR/AcrR family transcriptional regulator: MSHSNAYAPLYNADGKPTGRIRQKNEEIILTAAAEEFARYGFKGTSMNAIAQRAGLPKANLHYYFASKLGLYVEVMRHMLELWDTAFDDVTVEDDPAAALARYIRLKMEFSRRHPQASKIFAMEVISGCECLSEHFNQDYRSWFQGRAAVFGAWIAAGKMDPVDPMHLIFLIWAGTQHYADFSDQILRINGKRMTKVEFAQASDNLVRIILKGCGLKPPANSAHPS; this comes from the coding sequence ATGAGCCACAGCAACGCTTACGCGCCGCTCTACAATGCCGATGGCAAACCCACCGGGCGCATTCGCCAGAAGAATGAGGAAATTATCCTCACTGCTGCAGCCGAGGAATTCGCCCGCTACGGTTTCAAAGGCACCAGCATGAATGCCATCGCACAGCGCGCCGGCCTGCCCAAGGCGAACCTGCACTACTACTTCGCCAGCAAGCTTGGTCTCTACGTCGAGGTAATGCGGCACATGCTCGAACTCTGGGATACGGCGTTCGATGACGTGACGGTGGAAGACGATCCGGCGGCGGCGCTGGCGCGCTACATCCGGCTGAAGATGGAATTTTCCCGGCGCCACCCGCAGGCCTCGAAGATCTTCGCGATGGAGGTCATCAGCGGTTGCGAGTGTCTGTCTGAGCATTTCAATCAGGACTACCGCAGCTGGTTCCAGGGCCGTGCCGCAGTGTTCGGGGCATGGATCGCCGCCGGCAAAATGGACCCGGTCGACCCGATGCACCTGATCTTCCTCATCTGGGCGGGCACCCAGCACTACGCCGACTTCTCCGACCAGATCCTGCGCATCAACGGCAAGCGCATGACCAAGGTCGAATTCGCCCAGGCAAGCGATAACCTGGTGCGGATCATCCTCAAAGGGTGCGGGCTGAAGCCCCCAGCAAATTCTGCTCACCCCAGCTAG
- a CDS encoding ABC transporter ATP-binding protein, translating into MATPSPHTRLALRGITKRYAGTVANDGIDLTIAPGEIHALLGENGAGKSTLMKIIFGVVQPDAGRIIWEGRPVQMRDPAQARERGVGMVFQHFSLFETLSVAENIALALGAGAGTPKQLEPRIREVSQRYGMPLEPQRLVHSLSIGERQRVEIVRCLMQDIRLLILDEPTSVLTPQEADELFAVLRRLADEGCSVLFISHKLNEVRALCQKATVLRAGKVSGTCVPSQCSDLELAQLMVGDAEGLEARYDKAEGGTPFLQVEGLSWRNADPFGVSLENLNLEVRAGEIVGIAGVAGNGQDELLALLSGERTLQGHDAERIRFLGEPVANLRPDARRRLGLAFVPAERLGHGAVPDMSLANNGLLTAYQQPGMLRGRLIQRSRVEAFAADVIRRFAVKTPGTAAAAASLSGGNLQKFILGREILQQPRLLVAAHPTWGVDVGAAAAIHRALIELRDAGAAILVISEDLDELFQISDRLAALCDGRLSPQHRTEACAASDVGRWMAGQFDAPSLSTAA; encoded by the coding sequence ATGGCCACACCCTCTCCTCATACCCGTCTTGCATTGCGCGGCATCACCAAGCGCTACGCCGGAACCGTCGCCAACGATGGCATCGACCTGACCATCGCCCCTGGCGAAATACACGCGCTGCTCGGCGAGAACGGTGCGGGCAAGAGCACGCTGATGAAGATCATCTTCGGTGTGGTCCAGCCCGATGCCGGGCGCATCATCTGGGAAGGACGGCCGGTGCAGATGCGCGACCCGGCCCAGGCCCGCGAGCGCGGCGTAGGCATGGTGTTTCAGCACTTCTCGCTGTTCGAAACGCTTTCGGTAGCGGAGAACATCGCCCTGGCACTGGGCGCCGGCGCCGGCACGCCAAAGCAGCTGGAGCCGCGCATCCGCGAGGTTTCCCAGCGCTACGGCATGCCGCTCGAGCCGCAGCGCCTGGTGCACAGCCTTTCCATCGGTGAGCGTCAGCGGGTGGAGATCGTGCGGTGCCTGATGCAGGACATCCGCCTGCTGATTCTCGACGAACCCACCTCGGTGCTGACCCCTCAGGAGGCCGACGAGCTGTTCGCGGTGCTGCGCCGCCTCGCGGACGAGGGCTGCAGCGTGCTGTTCATCAGCCACAAGCTGAACGAAGTCCGTGCTCTGTGCCAGAAGGCCACAGTGCTGCGTGCGGGCAAGGTGTCCGGCACCTGCGTGCCCAGCCAGTGCAGTGACCTTGAACTGGCGCAGCTGATGGTGGGGGACGCCGAAGGCCTGGAAGCCCGATACGACAAAGCCGAGGGCGGTACGCCCTTCCTACAGGTCGAGGGCTTGTCCTGGCGCAATGCCGATCCGTTTGGCGTTTCGCTCGAGAATCTCAATCTTGAGGTGCGAGCCGGCGAGATTGTCGGCATCGCCGGGGTGGCCGGCAACGGGCAGGACGAGCTGCTGGCGCTGCTCTCGGGCGAACGCACCCTGCAGGGGCACGACGCCGAGCGCATCCGCTTTCTCGGCGAGCCGGTAGCGAACCTGCGCCCTGACGCGCGCCGTCGGCTCGGATTGGCCTTCGTGCCCGCCGAACGCCTCGGCCATGGCGCGGTGCCCGACATGAGCCTGGCCAACAATGGCTTGCTCACCGCCTATCAGCAGCCGGGCATGCTTCGTGGCCGCCTAATCCAGCGCAGCCGCGTGGAAGCCTTCGCAGCGGACGTGATCCGCCGTTTCGCAGTGAAAACCCCAGGTACCGCGGCAGCCGCGGCCAGCCTTTCCGGCGGCAACCTGCAGAAATTCATCCTGGGCCGCGAAATTCTGCAGCAACCCCGGCTGCTGGTGGCGGCGCACCCCACATGGGGCGTGGATGTCGGCGCGGCGGCGGCCATTCACCGGGCGCTGATCGAGCTGCGTGACGCGGGCGCGGCGATCTTGGTGATTTCTGAAGACCTGGACGAGCTGTTCCAAATCAGTGACCGCCTCGCTGCGCTCTGTGACGGTCGGCTCTCGCCGCAGCACCGGACCGAGGCCTGTGCCGCCAGCGATGTTGGCCGCTGGATGGCTGGCCAGTTCGATGCCCCCTCCCTTTCCACCGCTGCCTGA
- a CDS encoding ABC transporter permease — translation MLFTLKPRGAESRAMLWLSPVLAALLTLISGAMLFALLGHPPLQTLKVLLIDPVSDLYGLSELMVKALPILLCALGLAVVYHARIWNIGAEGQLLVGALAGSALAINLIDWDSRLALLLVLGAGILGGAAWAGLCAWLKTAFNANEILTSIMLNYIALNLLLFAVHGPLKDPEGYNFPESAMFGDASRLPELLEGLRVHAGFWFALLALVAVWVLLQRSFLGFQIKVLGLDRRAAGLVGFRERRLVWVALLISGGLAGLAGVAEVTGPIGQLVPQISPGYGYAAITVAFLGRLHPVGILFASLLMALLYLGGENAQMAANLPQSITMLFQGMVLFFLLACDVLIYYRPHLARRAKPGVASLKPSAQP, via the coding sequence ATGCTGTTCACACTGAAACCTCGCGGGGCCGAGTCCCGCGCAATGCTCTGGCTTTCGCCAGTACTCGCCGCGCTGCTGACGCTGATCAGCGGCGCCATGCTCTTCGCCCTGCTCGGCCATCCGCCACTGCAAACGCTGAAGGTGCTGCTGATCGACCCGGTCAGCGACCTCTACGGGCTGTCCGAGCTGATGGTCAAAGCCCTGCCCATCCTGCTGTGCGCCTTGGGGCTGGCGGTGGTCTACCACGCCCGCATCTGGAACATCGGCGCCGAAGGCCAGCTGCTGGTCGGCGCTCTGGCCGGCAGTGCACTGGCGATCAACCTGATCGACTGGGATTCTCGTCTGGCACTGCTGCTGGTCCTGGGCGCAGGCATTCTAGGCGGCGCCGCCTGGGCCGGCCTCTGTGCATGGCTGAAAACGGCCTTCAATGCCAACGAAATCCTCACCAGCATCATGCTCAACTACATCGCGTTGAACCTGCTGCTGTTCGCCGTACATGGCCCGCTGAAGGATCCGGAAGGCTACAACTTCCCCGAGTCGGCGATGTTCGGCGATGCTAGCCGCCTGCCGGAGCTGCTCGAGGGGCTGCGCGTGCATGCCGGCTTCTGGTTCGCGCTGCTGGCACTGGTAGCCGTCTGGGTACTGCTGCAGCGTAGCTTCCTGGGCTTCCAGATCAAGGTGCTCGGCCTGGACCGCCGCGCCGCCGGCCTGGTCGGCTTTCGCGAGCGCCGGCTGGTCTGGGTCGCGCTGCTGATCAGCGGTGGCCTGGCCGGGCTCGCCGGCGTAGCGGAAGTTACCGGCCCTATCGGCCAACTGGTGCCGCAGATATCACCGGGCTATGGCTATGCGGCGATCACCGTCGCCTTCCTGGGGCGCCTGCACCCGGTCGGCATCCTCTTTGCCAGCCTGTTGATGGCGCTGCTCTACCTGGGCGGGGAGAACGCGCAGATGGCTGCCAACCTGCCGCAGTCCATCACCATGTTGTTCCAAGGCATGGTGCTGTTCTTCCTGCTGGCCTGCGACGTGCTGATTTACTACCGGCCACATCTGGCGCGCCGCGCGAAGCCAGGCGTGGCAAGCCTCAAGCCGTCGGCGCAGCCATGA
- a CDS encoding ABC transporter permease: MDIDLLTNIFYAMIRTGTPLLLVALGELVCEKTGVLNLGQEGMMLFGAVIGFIVAYATGNLWLGVLLACLAGVLLSLLFAFVALGLAANQVATGLALTIFGVGLSSFIGSTWVGKPLAGFEPIAIPLLADIPIIGRMLFAQDLLVYLSFALFAAIAWVLLKSRIGLIIQAVGENPSAASAMGLPVMRVRTLAVMFGGAMAGLAGGYLSLAYTPMWAENMTAGRGWIALALVVFASWRVCRVLLGAYLFGLASILHLVVQGVGLAIPGNLLAMLPYVATILVLVLLSRDAIRTRLYAPVSLGQPWKAGH; this comes from the coding sequence ATGGACATCGATCTGCTCACCAACATCTTCTACGCCATGATCCGTACCGGCACGCCGCTGCTGCTGGTCGCGCTCGGCGAGCTGGTCTGCGAGAAGACCGGCGTACTCAACCTCGGCCAGGAAGGCATGATGCTGTTCGGCGCGGTGATCGGCTTCATCGTCGCCTACGCCACCGGCAACCTCTGGCTGGGCGTGCTGCTGGCCTGCCTGGCCGGCGTGCTGCTTTCGCTGCTGTTCGCCTTCGTCGCCCTGGGGCTGGCGGCCAATCAGGTCGCTACCGGGTTGGCGTTGACCATTTTCGGGGTTGGCCTGTCGTCCTTCATCGGCTCCACCTGGGTCGGCAAGCCGCTGGCCGGTTTCGAGCCCATCGCCATCCCGTTGCTGGCGGATATCCCGATCATTGGTCGCATGCTGTTCGCCCAGGACCTGCTGGTCTACCTGTCGTTCGCGCTGTTCGCCGCGATTGCCTGGGTGCTGCTGAAAAGCCGCATCGGCCTGATCATCCAGGCCGTCGGCGAAAACCCGAGCGCCGCCAGCGCCATGGGTTTGCCAGTGATGCGCGTGCGCACCCTGGCGGTGATGTTCGGTGGCGCCATGGCCGGCCTGGCCGGTGGCTACCTGTCGCTGGCCTACACGCCGATGTGGGCGGAAAACATGACAGCCGGGCGCGGCTGGATCGCCCTGGCGCTGGTGGTATTCGCCAGCTGGCGGGTCTGCCGTGTATTGCTTGGCGCCTATCTGTTCGGACTCGCCAGCATCCTGCATCTGGTGGTCCAGGGCGTCGGCCTGGCGATTCCCGGCAACCTGCTGGCAATGCTGCCTTATGTCGCAACCATCCTGGTGCTGGTGCTGCTGTCGCGCGACGCCATCCGCACCCGCCTGTACGCGCCGGTGTCGCTGGGGCAGCCCTGGAAAGCCGGCCATTGA